The following are from one region of the Colias croceus chromosome 4, ilColCroc2.1 genome:
- the LOC123690897 gene encoding troponin C-like isoform X2: protein MSGLNVEVLRKAFDGFDHNRSGSIPCDFVADILRMMGQPFNKKILEELIEEVDADKSGRLEFGEFVTLAAKFIVEEDAEAMQKELREAFRLYDKEGNGYIPTSSLREILRELDEQLTEEELDGLIQEIDTDGSGTVDFDEFMEMMTGE from the exons ATGAGCGGATTAAACGTAGAAG TCCTCCGCAAGGCTTTTGACGGCTTCGACCACAACCGCTCAGGAAGTATCCCCTGTGACTTCGTTGCCGACATCCTGCGTATGATGGGTCAGCCCTTCAACAAGAAAATTCTGGAAGAACTCATCGAAGAAGTCGACGCTGACA AATCCGGCCGTCTTGAATTCGGTGAATTCGTAACGCTCGCTGCCAAGTTTATCGTAGAGGAAGACGCTGAGGCTATGCAGAAAGAGCTCAGAGAAGCATTTAGGTTATACGACAAGGAAG GCAACGGTTACATTCCCACCTCGAGCTTGCGTGAAATCCTTCGTGAGTTAGATGAGCAGCTGACAGAAGAAGAGCTCGATGGCCTCATCCAAGAAATTGACACAGACGGCAGCGGAACAGTGGACTTCGatg AATTCATGGAGATGATGACCGGagaataa
- the LOC123690887 gene encoding BMP-binding endothelial regulator protein-like → MRPRTAHALACLLAVAVALTSHTAAASSVIKGQRAACNNEGDPVRLQDARLEHDWSSCFRCICKNGFVECRKGMEECGPMEDCAVVMPREGCCARCKGCWYNGTDYASHTEWGQDGKIYRCEAGVVTISRPQCYAPCDNPKHQRHTHSNCPVCDECVINGQRVWEGRDVRIPEEPCLSCRCVRGALSCTKRACPVLPCVRSQQFTPAGECCPRCSHPTSDKILPTSFLPKPCIIGKEYHAHLSKFQVDPCTDCTCMNGTAVCSRHTCPVLTCGTRALPAPPGKCCPECPNIEEAKAACIVGGKTYQDGETWQLDACKSCECHAGEPRCAMERCPSLTCPPDQTLRQLPGQCCQKCVDIDGICTVFGDPHYKTFDGKFYSFQGSCKYQLVSDCKNHTFSIRISNDARNTSHSSWTRTATLRIGSTKINMGRKMRIKVNGHRITLPHNIKGIADVSRSNGSVILKANIGLQLLWDGDGFLEVTVSSSYKGKLCGLCGNFNSIARDDMRTRDGRLISDTWRFGTSWRVGGHRACTRRQERPGMNTRCRASKLTKARRLCKAFENHEAFSECGAKVNPYNYKEACLLDACSCSGVRCHCAAYRAYARECTRVSAEPMNWMKAVWCEGPAPAWLLRGRKGRNRGAKSKEQSFPELSTIQIRNNSRVRPPPPILH, encoded by the exons ATGCGCCCGCGCACCGCTCATGCGCTCGCTTGCTTGCTAGCTGTCGCTGTTGCGCTCACCAGCCACACTGCTGCTGCGTCTAGTGTTATTA AAGGCCAGCGGGCGGCTTGCAACAACGAGGGCGACCCCGTGCGCCTGCAAGACGCGCGTCTTGAGCACGACTGGAGCAGCTGCTTCCGTTGCATCTGTAAG AACGGTTTCGTGGAGTGCCGCAAAGGGATGGAAGAGTGTGGCCCAATGGAAGATTGCGCGGTGGTAATGCCTAGAGAAGGTTGCTGTGCCCGATGCAAGGGTTGCTGGTACAATGGCACAGACTACGCGTCGCACACTGAGTGGGGACAAGATGGCAAGATTTACAGATGTGAAGCTGGCGTCGTCACTATTTCCCGACCACAGTGCTATGCACCGTGCGACAACCCTAAGCACCAACGACATACACACTCGAATTGTCCTGTTTGTGACG AATGCGTGATTAACGGTCAACGAGTGTGGGAAGGGCGTGATGTTCGGATTCCAGAAGAACCTTGCTTATCATGTCGATGTGTCCGTGGAGCGCTGTCTTGCACCAAGCGGGCCTGTCCCGTGCTGCCGTGCGTGCGGTCGCAGCAGTTCACACCAGCTGGTGAATGCTGTCCAAGGTGTTCGCATCCTACGTCggataaaatattaccaa CGAGTTTTCTGCCAAAGCCGTGCATAATTGGTAAGGAGTATCACGCGCACCTGAGCAAGTTCCAAGTAGACCCCTGCACGGACTGCACGTGCATGAACGGGACAGCGGTGTGCTCACGACACACCTGTCCGGTGTTAACATGCGGGACACGCGCGCTGCCCGCCCCACCTGGGAAGTGCTGCCCGGAGTGCCCCAACATTGAGGAGGCTAAGGCCGCTTGTATAGTCGGCGGGAAAACATACCAg GATGGAGAAACGTGGCAATTAGATGCGTGTAAGTCTTGTGAATGCCATGCCGGGGAACCCAGATGTGCGATGGAGAGATGCCCGTCACTAACGTGCCCCCCGGATCAAACACTTAGACAATTACCTGGACAGTGTTGCCAGAAATGTGTAGACATTGATGGTATTTGCACCGTATTCGGCGATCCACACTATAAGACTTTCGATGGAAAGTTTTATAGTTTCCAGGGATCCTGCAAGTACCAATTAGTGTCTGATTGCAAGAATCACACATTCTCTATAAGAATATCGAACGACGCTCGAAATACTTCACATTCCTCTTGGACTCGGACTGCAACGCTTCGCATTGGATCTACCAAAATAAACATGGGTAGAAAAATGCGGATTAAAGTGAAcggacatagaataacattgCCTCACAACATTAAAGGAATAGCTGATGTAAGCCGAAGCAACGGAtctgttattttaaaagctaACATAGGGTTGCAATTGTTATGGGACGGAGACGGATTCTTAGAAGTTACGGTATCTAGCTCATACAAAGGAAAATTATGTGGTTTGTGTGGAAATTTCAATTCGATTGCTAGAGACGACATGAGGACTAGAGACGGTAGACTTATCAGTGATACATGGAGATTTGGTACTTCTTGGCGAGTAGGAGGACATCGCGCTTGCACCAGACGCCAAGAACGGCCGGGAATGAATACACGTTGCAGAGCGTCCAAACTGACTAAAGCGCGTCGTTTGTGTAAGGCGTTTGAAAATCACGAGGCTTTTTCTGAGTGTGGCGCAAAAGTGAACCCGTATAACTATAAAGAAGCATGCCTATTAGATGCTTGTAGTTGTTCAGGCGTACGTTGCCACTGTGCTGCGTATAGAGCGTATGCAAGGGAGTGTACTCGAGTGAGTGCAGAACCTATGAATTGGATGAAGGCTGTGTGGTGTGAGGGTCCAGCTCCAGCTTGGCTACTTCGCGGAAGGAAAGGTCGAAATCGTGGAGCAAAGTCAAAGGAGCAAAGCTTTCCAGAGTTGAGCACGATACAGATTCGTAATAATAGTCGTGTCCGACCACCTCCGCCAATATTGCATTAG
- the LOC123690897 gene encoding troponin C-like isoform X1, whose translation MVLDTEDWADELPPEQIAVLRKAFDGFDHNRSGSIPCDFVADILRMMGQPFNKKILEELIEEVDADKSGRLEFGEFVTLAAKFIVEEDAEAMQKELREAFRLYDKEGNGYIPTSSLREILRELDEQLTEEELDGLIQEIDTDGSGTVDFDEFMEMMTGE comes from the exons gcTGATGAGCTCCCCCCAGAACAAATTGCCG TCCTCCGCAAGGCTTTTGACGGCTTCGACCACAACCGCTCAGGAAGTATCCCCTGTGACTTCGTTGCCGACATCCTGCGTATGATGGGTCAGCCCTTCAACAAGAAAATTCTGGAAGAACTCATCGAAGAAGTCGACGCTGACA AATCCGGCCGTCTTGAATTCGGTGAATTCGTAACGCTCGCTGCCAAGTTTATCGTAGAGGAAGACGCTGAGGCTATGCAGAAAGAGCTCAGAGAAGCATTTAGGTTATACGACAAGGAAG GCAACGGTTACATTCCCACCTCGAGCTTGCGTGAAATCCTTCGTGAGTTAGATGAGCAGCTGACAGAAGAAGAGCTCGATGGCCTCATCCAAGAAATTGACACAGACGGCAGCGGAACAGTGGACTTCGatg AATTCATGGAGATGATGACCGGagaataa